The DNA region CTCATACCAGCCATCTAGAATCGATGGCGCTGTTTGAAAAGTCCTGATAATTGGGACTTTGTTGATCACTTACACGTGGTGGGTGGTCAATAAGCCAACGTTTAAGGCTTGGCATAAGAACTAACCTGGATGGTGTTAGTCAAACCACACAAATATAATAATTAGGATGATGAGATGGTTGCGGTAAGAAGCGCGCATTTAAACCAAGATGAACAGTTTGAACTCGAAACCTGGGTGGCTAGTCTAGGGCAAGAGAAGAACACAGCGAAACGCTTAATTGAAGTGTATCGTGATTGCCAGTCGATTTTGGCGAACCACGAGCAGGCGGAGCTTTTGTTGTGGCGTGGACGAGAGATGATCGAAATCTTGATCACCTTGTCGATGGACAAAGCGACACTCGTCGCAGCGCAACTGTTCCCTTTGGTCTCAAGCGGTGCTTTTGATAGAGAGCTCCTTGAGGAAAAATACAGCAAAGAAATCATTAAGCTGATCGATGGCGTCGACGAAATGGCGGCAATTGGTCAACTGAATGTAACAATGGATGGTGGTGCTGCCTCGTCTCAAGTAGATAACGTTCGTCGTATGTTGTTGGCCATGGTGGATGATTTCCGCTGCGTGGTCATCAAGCTGGCGGAACGTATCTGCAACCTGATTGAAGTAAAAAAAGCGCCGGACGAAGTTCGTCGTGCAGCGGCAAAAGAGTGTGCAAACATTTATGCGCCTCTGGCAAACCGCCTTGGTATTGGTCAGCTGAAGTGGGAAATCGAAGATTACGCCTTCCGCTACCAACAACCAGAAACCTACAAGCAAATCGCGAAGCAATTGGCTGAGCGTCGTATTGTCCGTGAACAATACATCAAAGACTTTGTCGACGACCTTACCCAAGAAATGACCGTATGCGGCATCAACGCAGAAGTCAGTGGTCGTCCAAAGCACATCTACAGTATCTGGCGCAAAATGCAGAAGAAGAGTCTGGCGTTTGATGAATTGTTTGACGTACGTGCGGTACGTATCATCGCTGACAAACTTCAAGACTGTTATGCCGCTCTAGGTGTGGTTCACACCAAATACAAACACCTGCCAAGCGAGTTTGACGACTATGTAGCAAACCCGAAACCAAATGGCTATCAGTCCATCCATACCGTAATTCTTGGCCCTGAAGGCAAGACCATCGAGATCCAGATTCGTACTAAAGAGATGCACGAAGACTCGGAGCTAGGTGTTGCAGCGCACTGGAAATACAAAGAAGGCGCAAGCAGCCGCAGCGGTTACGATGAGAAGATCACGTGGCTACGTAAGCTACTGGATTGGCAAGAAGAGATGTCCGACTCTGGCGAGATGTTGGATGAGCTGCGTAGTCAGGTATTTGATGACCGTGTGTATGCCTTTACCCCACGTGGCGATGTTGTCGACCTACCAATGGGTGCAACCCCGTTAGACTTCGCTTACCACATTCACTCAGAAGTGGGGCATCGTTGTATCGGTGCCAAAGTAGCGGGTCGTATCGTACCGTTCACCCATAAACTGCAAATGGGCGATCAGGTTGAAATCATCACCCAGAAAGAACCAAACCCTTCACGAGACTGGTTAAACCCGTCGCTAGGCTTTGTTACTTCAAGCCGAGCGCGTGCGAAGATCAACGCATGGTTCCGCAAGCAAAGCCGTGAGAAGAACCTAGAAGCGGGTCGTGAAATTCTAGAGCACGAACTAGCGAAAATCGGCGCGACACTGAAAGATGCTGATAACTACGCGCTGAAACGCTTTAACGTTAATAGTGCCGATGAATTGTATGTTGGTATTGGTAGTGGTGACTTGCGTATCAACCAAATCATCAACCACATCAACGCATTGGTAAACAAACCAACCGCGGAAGAGGAAGACCAGCAAGCGCTAGAAAAACTTCAAGAAGCAGAAAATCGCGCGCCAGCACAAAGTCGTCCGAAGAAAGATGCGGTCGTAGTCGAAGGTGTCGATAACCTAATGACACACCTAGCACGTTGTTGTCAGCCGATCCCAGGTGATGAGATTGCAGGTTACATCACCCAAGGTCGCGGTATTTCGGTCCA from Vibrio hyugaensis includes:
- the relA gene encoding GTP diphosphokinase, with protein sequence MVAVRSAHLNQDEQFELETWVASLGQEKNTAKRLIEVYRDCQSILANHEQAELLLWRGREMIEILITLSMDKATLVAAQLFPLVSSGAFDRELLEEKYSKEIIKLIDGVDEMAAIGQLNVTMDGGAASSQVDNVRRMLLAMVDDFRCVVIKLAERICNLIEVKKAPDEVRRAAAKECANIYAPLANRLGIGQLKWEIEDYAFRYQQPETYKQIAKQLAERRIVREQYIKDFVDDLTQEMTVCGINAEVSGRPKHIYSIWRKMQKKSLAFDELFDVRAVRIIADKLQDCYAALGVVHTKYKHLPSEFDDYVANPKPNGYQSIHTVILGPEGKTIEIQIRTKEMHEDSELGVAAHWKYKEGASSRSGYDEKITWLRKLLDWQEEMSDSGEMLDELRSQVFDDRVYAFTPRGDVVDLPMGATPLDFAYHIHSEVGHRCIGAKVAGRIVPFTHKLQMGDQVEIITQKEPNPSRDWLNPSLGFVTSSRARAKINAWFRKQSREKNLEAGREILEHELAKIGATLKDADNYALKRFNVNSADELYVGIGSGDLRINQIINHINALVNKPTAEEEDQQALEKLQEAENRAPAQSRPKKDAVVVEGVDNLMTHLARCCQPIPGDEIAGYITQGRGISVHRSDCEQLEELRHHAPERIIDTVWGSGFVGSYILTVRVEAMERGGLLKDITTLFANEKIKVTSMKSRVDYRTQMSIMDFDLEVTNLEVFSRVSKRVEQIKDVMSVKRLG